The Micromonospora sp. Llam0 genome includes a window with the following:
- a CDS encoding nuclear transport factor 2 family protein, producing METLTADRLAIADVVNRYFMAIDSRDWDRLRGCFTDDVEGIYEGVRVAGGIDRIMAFFTGRSPVRFPLEIVDLRASMHFIGNHFAEVTGDRAVAQTYAQAHLIDRPATGPRMRTRGLRYLDELVRVDGRWLISRREHVLDWMRRDELLVAPAAAD from the coding sequence ATGGAAACGCTGACCGCCGACCGGCTGGCCATCGCCGACGTGGTGAACCGGTACTTCATGGCGATCGACAGCCGGGACTGGGACCGGCTGCGTGGCTGCTTCACCGATGACGTGGAGGGAATCTACGAAGGAGTACGGGTAGCCGGCGGGATCGACCGGATCATGGCGTTCTTCACCGGCCGGTCGCCGGTCCGGTTCCCCCTGGAGATCGTCGACCTGCGGGCGTCGATGCACTTCATCGGCAACCACTTCGCCGAGGTGACCGGCGACCGTGCGGTGGCGCAGACCTACGCCCAGGCCCACCTGATCGACCGGCCGGCCACCGGCCCCCGGATGCGCACCCGGGGTCTGCGCTACCTCGACGAACTGGTCCGGGTCGACGGCCGCTGGCTGATCAGCCGTCGGGAACACGTGCTGGACTGGATGCGCCGCGACGAGTTGCTGGTCGCGCCGGCCGCCGCGGACTGA
- a CDS encoding nuclear transport factor 2 family protein: MMPGYADDRAAIVELLNRYAQCCDRREFEAVGGCFTDDAQAEYSGKRLPRGVRHIVAHMAPLARLAASQHVVGSATVEVDGDSAVASSYTVAHLVRPVPDGHEVVHRGLHYADRLVRTGDGWRISERVHQVLWSTSSPTTWPVPRFTTAAQPAD, encoded by the coding sequence ATGATGCCCGGATACGCCGATGACCGAGCGGCCATCGTCGAGTTGCTGAACCGGTACGCGCAGTGCTGCGACCGGCGTGAGTTCGAGGCGGTCGGCGGCTGCTTCACCGACGACGCCCAGGCCGAGTACTCCGGCAAGCGGCTGCCGCGCGGGGTGCGCCACATCGTCGCGCACATGGCGCCGCTGGCCCGGCTGGCCGCCAGCCAGCACGTGGTCGGCTCGGCCACCGTCGAGGTCGACGGCGACTCGGCGGTCGCCAGCTCGTACACGGTGGCCCACCTGGTCCGGCCGGTGCCGGACGGGCACGAGGTGGTGCACCGGGGACTGCACTACGCCGACCGGCTGGTCCGCACCGGCGACGGCTGGCGAATCAGCGAACGGGTGCACCAGGTGCTCTGGAGCACCAGCTCGCCGACCACCTGGCCGGTGCCCCGGTTCACCACCGCCGCCCAGCCGGCCGACTGA
- a CDS encoding PLP-dependent aminotransferase family protein: MTSRPEFAARTAGMRPSKLRELVAAAARPSAGDVPGPALLSLGGGLPPAEAFPARAVAAAAERALAGSAGSALQYSATEGDPDLLDLVGADLAGRLRLPDPTGRLLVTTGSQQALDLIGKVLLDPGDVAVVESPAYVGALRALAGYQPRIVEVPVDDDGMDTEVLAGRLRAGLRPKLCYLVPNFSNPSGRTLTARRRTRLAQLAARYGFLVVEDDPYGQLRFAGADLPPVAADDAEQVVYLGSFSKLVAPGLRVGYLAAPRWLHRALAVAKQATDLNSAALSQRLLVELLADPDWFAGHLAGLRDLYRVRAEALTGAVADQLVGRLATQMPDGGMFVWAGVQTPGIDALALARAAMRRAVSVVPGNEFSLADGYPRHLRLSFSMLGPAGLVAAVDRLGDAFDDLTASG, translated from the coding sequence ATGACGTCCCGACCGGAGTTCGCCGCCCGTACCGCCGGGATGCGTCCGTCGAAGCTGCGGGAGCTGGTCGCGGCGGCGGCCCGGCCGTCCGCCGGCGACGTACCCGGGCCGGCGTTGCTGTCGCTCGGCGGCGGGCTGCCGCCGGCCGAGGCGTTCCCGGCGCGGGCGGTTGCCGCGGCGGCCGAGCGGGCGCTGGCCGGCTCCGCCGGCTCCGCCCTGCAGTACTCGGCCACCGAGGGCGACCCGGACCTGCTCGACCTGGTCGGTGCCGACCTGGCCGGCCGGCTGCGGCTGCCCGACCCGACCGGGCGGTTGCTGGTCACCACCGGTTCGCAGCAGGCGCTCGACCTGATCGGCAAGGTTCTGCTGGACCCCGGTGACGTGGCGGTGGTCGAGTCGCCGGCCTACGTCGGGGCGCTGCGGGCGTTGGCCGGATACCAGCCGAGGATAGTCGAGGTGCCGGTCGACGACGACGGGATGGACACCGAGGTGCTGGCCGGGCGGCTGCGGGCCGGGTTGCGGCCGAAGCTGTGCTACCTGGTGCCGAACTTCTCCAACCCGAGCGGACGCACCCTCACCGCGCGACGGCGTACCCGACTGGCGCAGCTCGCGGCCCGGTACGGCTTCCTCGTCGTCGAGGACGACCCGTACGGCCAGCTGCGGTTCGCCGGAGCGGACCTGCCGCCGGTCGCCGCCGACGACGCCGAGCAGGTGGTCTACCTCGGCAGCTTCTCCAAGCTGGTGGCACCCGGGCTGCGGGTCGGCTACCTGGCCGCACCGAGGTGGCTGCACCGGGCGCTGGCGGTGGCCAAGCAGGCGACCGATCTGAACTCCGCCGCGTTGAGCCAACGGCTGCTCGTCGAGCTGCTGGCCGATCCGGACTGGTTCGCCGGGCACCTGGCCGGGCTGCGGGACCTGTACCGGGTGCGGGCCGAAGCCCTGACCGGGGCGGTGGCCGACCAGCTGGTCGGTCGGCTGGCCACCCAGATGCCGGACGGCGGGATGTTCGTCTGGGCCGGCGTCCAGACCCCGGGGATCGACGCGTTGGCCCTGGCCCGTGCCGCCATGCGCCGGGCCGTCTCGGTGGTCCCGGGTAACGAGTTCTCACTGGCCGACGGCTACCCCCGGCACCTGCGCCTGTCGTTCAGCATGCTGGGCCCGGCGGGTCTGGTGGCCGCGGTCGACCGCCTCGGGGACGCTTTCGACGACCTGACGGCGTCCGGGTGA
- a CDS encoding SDR family NAD(P)-dependent oxidoreductase — translation MRMDESAFRLDGRVAAVTGAGSGIGQAVAQTLARAGAAVVVADIDAERGAATVADIIAAGGRASFQYTDVSRRADLDALATAAVDRYGGLDVACNIAGVPSLVRELTEVTGADLDAEFAISVKGVLYGCQAAATVMTRQGHGAIVNISSTAADLPAAGYGLYHLGKLAVVGMTRTLALELGPKGVRVNAIAPGATLTNFSARNFTAADGTVDEERRSQWLAGMAARSPLNIVGEPQDQALLVLYLVSDAARFVTGQLIRANGGWSMG, via the coding sequence ATGCGGATGGACGAGTCGGCGTTCCGGCTGGACGGCCGGGTCGCCGCGGTCACCGGCGCCGGCAGCGGAATCGGCCAGGCGGTCGCACAGACCCTCGCCCGCGCCGGCGCCGCCGTGGTGGTCGCCGACATCGACGCCGAACGCGGCGCGGCGACCGTCGCCGACATCATCGCCGCCGGCGGTCGGGCCAGCTTCCAGTACACCGATGTCAGCCGTCGGGCCGACCTGGACGCCCTGGCCACCGCCGCCGTCGACCGGTACGGCGGCCTCGACGTCGCGTGCAACATCGCCGGCGTGCCGTCCCTGGTCCGCGAGCTGACCGAGGTCACCGGCGCGGACCTCGACGCCGAGTTCGCGATCAGTGTCAAGGGCGTGCTGTACGGCTGCCAGGCCGCCGCGACGGTGATGACGCGCCAGGGCCACGGGGCCATCGTCAACATCTCGTCGACCGCCGCCGATCTGCCCGCCGCCGGCTATGGGCTGTACCACCTCGGCAAACTCGCCGTCGTCGGGATGACCCGGACCCTCGCCCTGGAGCTCGGCCCGAAAGGGGTACGGGTCAACGCGATCGCGCCCGGTGCCACCCTGACCAATTTCAGCGCCCGCAACTTCACCGCCGCGGACGGCACCGTCGACGAGGAGCGGCGCAGCCAGTGGCTGGCCGGCATGGCTGCCCGCTCGCCGCTGAACATCGTCGGGGAGCCGCAGGACCAGGCGCTGCTGGTGCTCTATCTGGTCTCCGACGCCGCCCGGTTCGTCACCGGGCAGTTGATCCGGGCCAACGGCGGATGGTCGATGGGGTGA
- a CDS encoding ABC transporter permease, with the protein MPEPSRTRRRRTDVAFWLSLGWLVALTGCALLADLLPLGNADDTTQTIGIAGYARPDLFSANPLGTNGFGLDLLARSIYGARVSLLTVGCTVLASLLIGGAVGMVAGYFRGWVDVVIGVFADAALVIPALVLLIAFAAVLGPPRTVPEAVLKSGLALAVVGIPTMIRLARANTLLFAQREFVTASRAMGARHTRILIRELLPNVALPLVSYAFIVAAVLIVAEGSLAFLGLGLQQPAPSWGNMIAEGGLRELRRHPHVPLIPGVFMFLTVFSLNIVGERARARWDPRDSQV; encoded by the coding sequence ATGCCTGAGCCCAGCCGTACCCGACGCCGTCGCACCGATGTCGCCTTCTGGCTCAGCCTCGGCTGGCTGGTCGCCCTCACCGGCTGCGCCCTGCTCGCCGACCTGCTGCCGCTGGGCAACGCCGACGACACCACCCAGACAATCGGGATCGCCGGCTACGCCCGCCCCGACCTGTTCTCGGCCAACCCGCTGGGCACCAACGGCTTCGGTCTCGACCTGCTGGCCCGGTCCATCTACGGAGCCCGGGTGAGTCTGCTGACCGTCGGCTGCACCGTGCTGGCCAGCCTGCTGATCGGCGGTGCGGTCGGCATGGTCGCCGGCTACTTCCGTGGCTGGGTGGACGTGGTGATCGGCGTCTTCGCCGACGCGGCCCTGGTGATCCCCGCACTTGTCCTGCTGATCGCCTTCGCCGCGGTGCTCGGCCCGCCCCGGACCGTGCCGGAGGCGGTGCTGAAGAGCGGTCTGGCCCTGGCCGTGGTCGGCATCCCGACGATGATCCGGCTGGCCCGGGCCAACACGCTGCTGTTCGCCCAACGGGAGTTCGTCACCGCCAGCCGGGCGATGGGCGCCCGGCACACCCGGATCCTGATCCGCGAACTGCTGCCCAACGTGGCACTGCCGCTGGTCTCCTACGCCTTCATCGTCGCCGCCGTGCTGATCGTCGCGGAGGGATCGCTGGCCTTCCTCGGCCTCGGGCTGCAGCAGCCCGCCCCGTCCTGGGGAAACATGATCGCCGAGGGTGGCCTGCGGGAGCTGCGCCGGCACCCGCACGTACCGCTGATCCCCGGGGTGTTCATGTTCCTCACCGTCTTCAGCCTGAACATCGTCGGGGAACGTGCCCGGGCCCGCTGGGATCCCCGGGACTCCCAGGTCTGA
- a CDS encoding ABC transporter permease, whose translation MLRTVAVKLALLVPVLFLVSVGTFVLLQMGPGDPAAQVLGNTGTPADYQRIRTEMGLDQPPVQRYLEWLGGVLRGDLGQNLVPPIEDVSDRLLRAFPVNLQLAAMAIVLALLIAVPLAMWSAYRAGGLVDRWISAGTIGVISVPPFLVGLLLLLVFAIHLDWFPLGQWSRPSDDGLGQNLWHAFLPALTLALAEAPVFARLLRGDLVATLQEDFILAAKAKGMPGWHIMLREALRPSSFSLITLAGVSAGRLLGGTIIVEAVFVLPGVGNVIINAAQSNDYKLVQGGVLLIAVIYLLLNLTVDVLYGYLDPRIRRRHA comes from the coding sequence ATGTTACGGACGGTGGCCGTCAAACTGGCCCTGCTCGTCCCGGTGCTGTTCCTGGTCAGTGTGGGCACGTTCGTCCTGCTCCAGATGGGGCCGGGCGACCCCGCCGCGCAGGTGCTCGGCAACACCGGTACGCCCGCCGACTACCAGCGGATCCGGACCGAGATGGGGCTGGACCAGCCGCCGGTGCAGCGCTACCTCGAATGGCTCGGCGGTGTGCTGCGTGGCGACCTCGGCCAGAACCTGGTCCCGCCGATCGAAGACGTCTCCGACCGGCTGCTGCGGGCGTTCCCGGTGAACCTGCAGCTCGCCGCGATGGCCATCGTGCTGGCTCTGCTGATCGCCGTCCCGTTGGCGATGTGGTCGGCGTACCGGGCCGGCGGACTGGTCGACCGGTGGATCTCGGCCGGCACCATCGGCGTCATCTCGGTGCCGCCGTTCCTGGTCGGCCTGCTTCTGCTGCTGGTGTTCGCCATCCACCTGGACTGGTTCCCGCTGGGGCAGTGGTCCCGGCCGTCCGACGACGGTCTGGGCCAGAACCTGTGGCACGCCTTCCTGCCCGCGCTCACCCTGGCGTTGGCCGAGGCCCCGGTCTTCGCCCGGCTGCTGCGCGGCGACCTGGTCGCCACCCTGCAGGAGGACTTCATCCTGGCCGCGAAGGCCAAGGGCATGCCCGGCTGGCACATCATGCTCCGGGAGGCGCTGCGCCCCTCGTCGTTCTCGCTGATCACGCTGGCCGGGGTGAGCGCCGGCCGGCTGCTCGGCGGCACCATCATCGTCGAGGCGGTCTTCGTCCTGCCCGGGGTGGGCAACGTGATCATCAACGCCGCGCAGAGCAACGACTACAAGCTGGTGCAGGGCGGCGTACTGCTGATCGCGGTCATCTACCTGCTGCTGAACCTCACCGTCGACGTGCTGTACGGCTATCTGGACCCACGGATCCGGAGGCGGCATGCCTGA
- a CDS encoding SDR family NAD(P)-dependent oxidoreductase: MTGRSATDAADPSARVTGRGGAGAAGTTPAPPVALITAAAHGIGAATARSFAEAGYRLVLADVDAVGLAATAADLAGAEPGGGDRVTTVVADATTEAGAAAAVDAAATRYGRLDALINVVGGSRPGRTVIDIDLAEWDRWLALNLTSVYLMCRAALPQLTAVGGAIVNVSSGAGLRGMRANPAYCAAKAGVVGLTRALAIDHGPAGVRVNCVAPGPVRTPLMERNRSAAEIDAMGRIAVLGRIGDPAEIAAAIRWLASDAASYLTGQTIEVDGGPAPLV; the protein is encoded by the coding sequence ATGACCGGACGATCCGCGACCGACGCCGCTGACCCGTCGGCGCGGGTCACCGGGCGGGGTGGTGCCGGCGCTGCCGGCACCACCCCGGCACCCCCGGTGGCCCTGATCACCGCGGCCGCCCACGGGATCGGGGCGGCCACCGCACGGTCGTTCGCCGAGGCCGGATACCGGCTGGTGCTGGCCGACGTCGACGCGGTCGGGCTGGCAGCGACCGCCGCCGACCTGGCCGGCGCTGAACCGGGCGGCGGCGACCGCGTGACGACCGTGGTCGCCGACGCGACCACCGAGGCCGGGGCTGCCGCGGCGGTCGACGCGGCCGCCACCCGGTACGGGCGGCTGGACGCGCTGATCAACGTGGTCGGCGGCAGCCGGCCCGGCCGTACCGTGATCGACATCGACCTCGCCGAGTGGGACCGCTGGCTGGCACTCAACCTTACGTCGGTCTACCTGATGTGCCGGGCCGCGCTGCCGCAGCTGACGGCGGTCGGCGGGGCCATCGTCAACGTCTCGTCCGGGGCGGGACTGCGCGGCATGCGGGCCAACCCGGCGTACTGCGCCGCCAAGGCCGGGGTCGTCGGACTGACCCGGGCGCTGGCCATCGACCACGGTCCTGCCGGGGTCCGGGTCAACTGCGTCGCACCCGGACCGGTCCGTACCCCGTTGATGGAGCGCAACCGCAGCGCCGCCGAGATCGACGCGATGGGCCGGATCGCGGTCCTCGGCCGGATCGGCGACCCTGCCGAGATCGCCGCGGCGATCCGGTGGCTGGCCAGCGACGCGGCGTCGTACCTGACCGGCCAGACCATCGAGGTCGACGGCGGCCCGGCCCCGCTGGTGTGA
- a CDS encoding ABC transporter substrate-binding protein, which yields MATGRKYKWNGASARVAVAGLLLATVAACGDDNETNETGGTITMATWSATQSLDPVQVAGTGNSGGAELAALYDTIMRYDPASGAFEPQTAESLTPNDDFTQWTLTLRSGITFSDGAPYDSAAVVANLQRHTEARSNASSLVAPITDYATPDDLTVVFTLAFPWNNFPFALAGTPGMVVNPAAVAAQGDAFGTNPQDAGAGPFVFDEFRPDESLTLTRNPDYWGGEVPLDGVRFIHAGDGPQTYEAFRAGSVDLAFLRDAGAIADAEADGAEGIRVQYSANDTLIMNNGFPITCQEGEPAPRCEDQPDGTELESTAPTADKRVRQAVAAAIDLETLKQRVYGGAGFMSSALISEDSRWYDGVEGPAYDIERARDLVEQAKADGWDGRIRVSCHTGLPTWGTAVQGMLEAAGMQVDLTDQQEIAANTSAVIVRKDFDLACFGSSISDAEPFFALNRDFNSTYVTTGGGNFSGYVNPTVDEAIAAGRGAGSEAEVKAAISTIARAYAEDVPFLALTAQPEVVLISDEVGDVLQSVNTVVLLGRATRG from the coding sequence ATGGCAACTGGTCGGAAATACAAGTGGAACGGGGCGTCCGCCCGCGTCGCGGTGGCCGGGCTGCTGCTCGCCACCGTCGCCGCGTGCGGCGACGACAACGAAACCAACGAGACCGGCGGCACGATCACCATGGCCACCTGGTCCGCCACCCAGTCACTCGACCCGGTCCAGGTGGCCGGCACCGGCAACTCCGGCGGCGCGGAACTCGCGGCGCTCTACGACACGATCATGCGGTACGACCCGGCCAGCGGTGCCTTCGAGCCGCAGACCGCCGAGTCGCTGACCCCCAACGACGACTTCACCCAGTGGACCCTCACCCTGCGGTCCGGGATCACCTTCAGCGACGGCGCGCCGTACGACTCGGCGGCCGTCGTGGCGAACCTGCAACGGCACACCGAGGCACGGTCCAACGCCAGCTCGCTGGTCGCGCCGATCACCGACTACGCCACCCCCGACGACCTGACAGTGGTGTTCACCCTCGCCTTCCCGTGGAACAACTTCCCGTTCGCCCTCGCCGGAACCCCCGGCATGGTGGTCAACCCGGCGGCGGTGGCCGCCCAGGGCGACGCGTTCGGTACCAACCCGCAGGATGCCGGTGCCGGGCCGTTCGTCTTCGACGAGTTCCGCCCCGACGAGTCGCTGACCCTCACCCGTAACCCCGACTACTGGGGCGGCGAGGTCCCGCTGGACGGGGTGCGGTTCATCCACGCCGGTGACGGGCCGCAGACCTACGAGGCGTTCCGTGCGGGCAGCGTCGACCTGGCCTTCCTGCGTGACGCCGGGGCGATCGCGGACGCCGAGGCGGACGGCGCCGAGGGCATCCGGGTCCAGTACTCCGCCAACGACACCCTGATCATGAACAACGGATTCCCGATCACCTGCCAGGAAGGCGAGCCGGCACCCCGGTGCGAGGACCAGCCGGACGGCACCGAACTGGAGTCCACCGCACCCACCGCCGACAAGCGGGTCCGGCAGGCGGTGGCCGCCGCCATCGACCTGGAGACGCTCAAACAACGGGTGTACGGCGGCGCCGGCTTCATGTCCAGCGCCCTGATCTCCGAGGACTCCCGTTGGTACGACGGTGTCGAAGGACCGGCCTACGACATCGAGCGGGCCCGCGACCTGGTCGAGCAGGCCAAGGCCGACGGCTGGGACGGACGGATCCGGGTCAGCTGCCACACCGGCCTGCCGACCTGGGGGACCGCGGTACAGGGCATGCTGGAGGCGGCCGGTATGCAGGTCGACCTCACCGACCAGCAGGAGATCGCCGCGAACACCTCGGCGGTCATCGTGCGCAAGGACTTCGACCTGGCCTGCTTCGGCTCGTCGATCTCCGACGCCGAGCCGTTCTTCGCCCTCAACCGCGACTTCAACTCGACCTACGTCACCACCGGCGGCGGCAACTTCTCCGGCTACGTCAACCCCACCGTCGACGAGGCGATCGCCGCCGGTCGGGGCGCCGGCAGCGAAGCCGAGGTGAAGGCCGCGATCAGCACCATCGCCCGGGCGTACGCCGAGGACGTGCCGTTCCTCGCGCTGACCGCCCAGCCGGAGGTCGTGCTGATCTCCGACGAGGTCGGCGACGTGCTGCAGAGCGTCAACACCGTGGTGCTGCTCGGCAGGGCGACGCGAGGATGA
- a CDS encoding TetR/AcrR family transcriptional regulator, which translates to MAESLDRRQQIIACAAAFFASRGVAATTVRQIADEVGILSGSLYHHFDSKEAIIEAILGPYLEDLRHRYAEVLAGENDPATRLRELVRASLDTAAAHPHATEIYQNDVNYLRGLARFHYLKDVAREVQNAWLGVIEAGVSSGAFRPDIDTRVFYRFIRDAVWLSVRWFHPSPDNPTSRLADQCTAIFLDGLAARPTDVDAPAQAAPPTPPAAVDAVDGAAPAPAG; encoded by the coding sequence GTGGCAGAGTCGCTGGATCGACGACAGCAGATCATCGCCTGCGCGGCGGCCTTCTTCGCCAGTCGTGGCGTGGCCGCTACCACGGTCCGGCAGATCGCCGACGAGGTCGGCATCCTGTCCGGCAGCCTGTACCACCATTTCGACTCGAAGGAAGCGATCATCGAGGCGATCCTCGGCCCCTACCTGGAGGATCTGCGCCACCGGTACGCCGAGGTGCTGGCCGGGGAGAACGATCCGGCGACCCGGCTGCGCGAGCTGGTCCGCGCCTCGCTGGACACCGCCGCGGCGCATCCGCACGCCACCGAGATCTATCAGAACGACGTCAACTACCTGCGTGGGCTGGCCCGGTTCCACTACCTCAAGGACGTCGCCCGCGAGGTGCAGAACGCCTGGCTCGGGGTGATCGAAGCGGGCGTCAGCAGCGGAGCGTTCCGCCCCGACATCGACACCCGGGTGTTCTACCGCTTCATCCGCGACGCGGTCTGGCTGTCGGTCCGGTGGTTCCATCCGAGCCCCGACAATCCCACCAGCCGGCTCGCCGACCAGTGCACCGCGATCTTCCTCGACGGCCTGGCCGCGCGCCCGACCGATGTAGACGCGCCGGCCCAGGCGGCCCCGCCGACCCCACCAGCCGCAGTCGACGCGGTCGATGGGGCGGCGCCGGCACCGGCCGGCTGA
- a CDS encoding FAD-dependent oxidoreductase has product MHELPRRTDVVVVGTGAAGLTAALTAAAAGLQVTILEKAPVIGGTTVVSGGSIWAPANRWLADAGVPDSRDDALTYLRRLALDRVPDRVIEAFVDQVNPMLDLVVARTGLRFTPNLEHPDYQPDLPGAHPGGRTLQSDLFDATVLGELRGKLRPTHSTVPVTKLELDQWGMDTLDRWDWALIAERAAKGVVGMGAALVGELLYGCLRLGATVHTDTRAVRLRRTGGRVDGITVATGDGEVEILAQRGVVLASGGFEWDPAMVGQFLGVPMDAPASPPANAGDGLRMVMEVGAALGNMSEAWWGPMVYAAGDTYDGAPLFRPTSGLRALPGGIIVNRHGRRFSNEAMNYNDLGKAMATFDPIRYEYANLPCWLVFDDRFRSSYSVATATPDAPTPGWMATAPTLAELAGAVGIDPDGLADQVAEFNRHAAQGRDPQFGRGTTVYDRYRGDPAVSPHRNLRPLGDGPYYAVRLHLGCLGTKGGPLCDEHGQVRDVDGGLIDGLYACGNVAASPFGPGYPGAGATLAAGMTYGYLSGRSLAAG; this is encoded by the coding sequence ATGCACGAGTTGCCACGCCGTACCGATGTGGTGGTGGTCGGCACCGGCGCCGCCGGATTGACCGCGGCGTTGACCGCCGCCGCAGCCGGCCTGCAGGTCACCATCCTGGAGAAGGCGCCGGTGATCGGCGGCACCACCGTGGTCTCCGGCGGCTCCATCTGGGCGCCGGCGAACCGCTGGCTGGCCGATGCGGGCGTGCCGGACAGCCGCGACGACGCACTCACCTACCTGCGACGGCTCGCCCTGGACCGGGTCCCGGACCGGGTCATCGAGGCCTTCGTCGACCAGGTCAACCCGATGCTGGACCTGGTGGTGGCTCGTACCGGCCTGCGCTTCACCCCGAACCTGGAGCACCCGGACTACCAGCCGGACCTGCCCGGGGCGCATCCGGGCGGACGTACGCTGCAGAGCGACCTGTTCGACGCGACCGTGCTCGGTGAGCTGCGCGGCAAGCTGCGGCCGACGCATTCGACGGTGCCGGTGACCAAGCTCGAACTGGACCAGTGGGGGATGGACACCCTGGACCGGTGGGACTGGGCGCTGATCGCCGAACGCGCCGCGAAGGGCGTGGTCGGGATGGGCGCCGCCCTGGTCGGTGAGCTGCTGTACGGCTGCCTGCGGCTCGGTGCCACGGTGCACACCGACACCCGGGCGGTCCGGCTGCGGCGTACCGGCGGGCGGGTCGACGGGATCACCGTGGCCACCGGCGACGGCGAGGTGGAGATCCTCGCGCAGCGGGGTGTGGTGCTCGCCTCCGGTGGGTTCGAGTGGGATCCGGCGATGGTCGGGCAGTTCCTCGGCGTACCGATGGACGCACCGGCCAGTCCACCGGCGAATGCCGGCGACGGGTTGCGCATGGTGATGGAGGTCGGCGCCGCGCTCGGCAACATGAGCGAGGCCTGGTGGGGGCCGATGGTGTACGCGGCCGGCGACACCTACGACGGCGCGCCGCTGTTCCGACCCACGTCGGGTCTTCGGGCGCTGCCCGGCGGGATCATCGTCAACCGGCACGGCCGGCGGTTCTCCAACGAGGCGATGAACTACAACGACCTCGGCAAGGCGATGGCGACGTTCGACCCGATCCGCTACGAGTACGCCAACCTGCCCTGCTGGCTGGTGTTCGACGACCGGTTCCGGTCGTCGTACTCGGTCGCCACGGCGACCCCGGACGCGCCGACCCCGGGGTGGATGGCGACGGCACCGACCTTGGCGGAGCTGGCCGGTGCGGTCGGCATCGACCCGGACGGGTTGGCCGACCAGGTCGCCGAGTTCAACCGGCACGCCGCGCAGGGCAGGGATCCGCAGTTCGGTCGGGGTACGACGGTGTACGACCGGTACCGGGGCGATCCGGCCGTGAGCCCGCACCGCAACCTGCGTCCGCTCGGGGACGGTCCCTACTACGCGGTACGGCTGCACCTGGGCTGTCTGGGCACCAAGGGCGGCCCGCTCTGCGACGAGCACGGCCAGGTGCGGGACGTCGACGGTGGGCTGATCGACGGACTGTACGCCTGCGGGAACGTGGCGGCCAGCCCGTTCGGACCGGGCTATCCGGGTGCCGGCGCGACGCTCGCCGCCGGGATGACGTACGGATACCTGAGCGGGCGCTCGTTGGCCGCCGGATGA
- a CDS encoding ferredoxin family protein, giving the protein MAPRINENLCTLCGICQDVCPGDILHIDRGVAEMVRYPDECSYCDVCRVECPAGAIDIEFTWSMRQQPISILPGRPDHD; this is encoded by the coding sequence ATGGCACCACGGATCAATGAGAACCTCTGTACGCTCTGCGGGATCTGCCAGGACGTCTGTCCGGGCGACATCCTGCACATCGACCGAGGCGTGGCGGAAATGGTCCGCTACCCGGACGAGTGCAGCTACTGCGACGTCTGCCGGGTGGAGTGTCCGGCCGGCGCGATCGACATCGAGTTCACCTGGAGCATGCGGCAGCAGCCGATCTCCATCCTGCCGGGCCGGCCCGACCATGATTGA